One genomic region from uncultured Subdoligranulum sp. encodes:
- a CDS encoding type III pantothenate kinase, translating to MILALNIGNSNITFGSYTRDGKLVFSSRLFADTALSSDELVYKMVNMLALYGAEPREVTDVIFSSVVPALTPRMREALHKMCEAPVMEVGPGLKSGVRIRMDNPAQLGGELLCAVVGALQRHTPPLVVANFDTAISMLAVDGDGALIGGAILPGPQMALAALVKNTAQLPQVELDAKPKRMVGANTADCLHSGMVHGTAAMVDGMVENFREALHAPEAPLVATGTLPRSVRAACRTAIDYRDTLVLDGLYTIWQRNARR from the coding sequence ATGATCCTGGCTTTGAATATCGGAAACTCCAACATCACCTTCGGTTCCTATACCAGGGACGGCAAGCTGGTGTTTTCCTCCCGGCTGTTTGCCGACACGGCTTTGAGCAGCGACGAACTGGTCTACAAGATGGTGAACATGCTGGCCTTGTACGGCGCCGAGCCCCGGGAAGTCACCGACGTGATCTTTTCCAGCGTGGTGCCGGCGCTGACCCCCCGCATGCGGGAGGCGCTGCACAAGATGTGCGAGGCCCCCGTGATGGAGGTGGGCCCCGGGCTGAAGAGCGGGGTGCGCATCCGGATGGACAACCCCGCCCAGCTGGGTGGCGAGCTGCTCTGTGCCGTGGTGGGGGCCTTGCAGCGGCACACGCCGCCGCTGGTGGTGGCCAACTTTGATACCGCCATCTCCATGCTGGCGGTGGACGGCGACGGGGCGCTGATCGGCGGGGCCATCCTGCCGGGGCCCCAGATGGCGCTGGCGGCGCTGGTGAAGAACACCGCCCAGCTGCCCCAGGTGGAGCTGGACGCAAAACCCAAACGGATGGTGGGCGCCAACACGGCGGACTGCCTGCACAGCGGCATGGTGCACGGCACGGCGGCCATGGTGGACGGCATGGTGGAGAACTTCCGTGAAGCTCTGCACGCCCCCGAAGCGCCGCTGGTGGCCACCGGCACGCTGCCCCGCAGCGTGCGGGCTGCCTGCCGCACGGCCATCGACTACCGGGACACCCTGGTGCTGGACGGGCTGTACACCATCTGGCAGCGCAACGCGCGGCGGTAA